The genomic segment ATATACCATAATTCTTTCATGAATGATCTTTGATATGACCTTATTTATGTATGTGCTGAGACTGATTAGTCGTAGATCTGCCATTCTTTTAATCGACTCTTTTTTTGGTATTAGAATTAAGTTAGCATGAGTTATGTATTTTGGTAGCTtcattccacacaaaaaaatcaTTACCACTCTGACCATGTCTTTTTCAATAATGTTCCAGCAATTTTGAAAGAATTTACCTGAAAATTCATTAGGACCACTAGGTCTATCCTTGCTTAATGAGAAAAACATCATTTATTACTTCCTCTATCGTCAAGGTTTTGTCCATTTTATTTCTCTACTCTTCTGTGAGTATTTCAGGAAAACAATCAATCATGGAATAATCTATCTctatacttatttatttaaatttctcACTAAAAGCATTGACTGCTTCTTTGACAATCTCTTGAGATTCTTTCAATAAGATATCttgaatatttttaatctttGGTATTCTCaaatttatccttttttcttttacatattaGTGAAAAAACTTACTTGGTGTTTCTATCACCATCTTTGAACCATgtcatttcaattttttattttcaatagtcTTCTTTTATTTAATACAGCTTCGTCAAATCGTTCTTTGCATTTCTCAATTTCAATTTATTAGCCTCTGTGTTGTTAATCTCCAACTGTATCTCCTTTATTTTAACAATATCTTACATAGTGGCCGCTTTTTGAAAAATGTTCCCATATGTTTCCTTGCTCCATCTTACTATTTCCTTATTTAACGCTTTAATTTTCTCATGAATTATTTTAAAAGGACTGCCATGTATCTTTATACTTCAGATATTTTCAACAACCTTTTTAAATAAATCATGTTTGGTctagaaattcaaaaatttaaaaggtttAACTCCCCTTTCTTCATTTGTATTGTAAATCAATTGTATTGGAGCATGATACGACCCTTATGTAATTAAATGTCATACTTCTGAAGAGGAAAACTCATTAACAAACTTTTGATTTTCAAATACTCTATGCAATCTTTTCAATATGCATTCCTCCTCTGTCCTTTCATTCCACCAAGTGTAATTACTTTCCGAGTATTCCAAATTTGTGAGGGAACAAGTGTTTACACATTGATTAACATCAGTACTTCCATTATAATTGACAAGAAGACCACCCCATTTCTCTGAGGAATCcaatataaaattgaaattgCCTCCAATTATCCATGGATCTATGATGTTTtacactatttttctttatatctttCCATAATTCAAGTTTCTCAACGGCATTACACCTTGCATAAACAACAGTTATTCTTACAACTTTTTGCACTATGTTATGTGAAAATTTAATGGTGATCTGTTAATAACTATCAGATATTATTTCTCTATTCCAATCTTGATTGTGGAACACCCATATTTTTGCTTACATATTACAAGCCGTATGTTTCATCGTAGTCTTCTTCTATACCTATCTATATTTTGAGGCCCTTGAAAAGGTTTAAAAAAGCTATACATTcatatctatttcttctttttaaatcAATCAATCTCTAAAAGAAGTTTTGAGAATTGACTGatcttatatttcataataataatttatgGATCATTGCTTAGCCAGTAGTGGTTTAGCAGAGATACTCCTTGTCTTCCTTACTGGTCCTgctttgttgtttcttttttccttGTTTAGTGTTTTCTCATGCCTATGGGAAAGATCCCCCTTACTTACTTACATCAGCAATGTTCTCCAGtatatcatcatcttcatcttctttcattcttttctttttttcttatgttatgtTAATTTGAGAAGTAAATTCATTATTTGTTGACTCAATCACCTCCTCATACTGTTTTGCTATGCTATCTTCTATTGGATTTTcatagttttcttttttaatttgttgttagTGATCCTATAGATCTTTTTGATCCGTATCTTTTTGATCTTTCTGCTCTTTTTGTCCATCAACTATATCTTCTGCTTCATCAATCAATTTTCTTCCAGCACCTTCTTGCTCTTCTGAAATATTATGGATAGTTGGCCCTTTAGATGAACTCTTATTCATATCAatgatttattttgttttcctattttcttgATCCTCAACCTGTTTACCAAAAGCTTCCTATACCCTTTTTTAGTGCTTTATTTTGTCTTATTTGAccttttttctttatcttcacCCTCAAGTTTCTCTTCTCTTTTATCATCCTTCATACTTTTGTCCTCTAAAGTATCAAACTTGTTGTTTGTTTAAACAGCTTCACcctcattatttttatccctttgatttcttctctttattgTCCCACCTCTCTCGTGATGTCTACCTCTTCTCACCCCAGTTCTTCATCTTTGTTCATGAAATTTATTGTCATTATTCTTCTCGTTATccactttttttaatttctcctctcccttttattgattttttcttcacttttcttgTTTTCTCCCTTCTTGTTTGGCTCTTCTCCCTTTAGATACAACTTAACATGTAGAATAAAGCACTCCTTCTCATTATGTCTATATAATTTGCAGTTTTTTGCAATACTTTGGAAGATAATCATATTGGATTTGTATCCACTTTGGCACAATTTTTTCTAACTTCTTTTTGATTTCAATGTTGGTTCTTTTAGTAAAATCAcctaggaaatccacctcaactTTCACTCTAGCACAATTGGGTCTTGTTTTATTGCATGTGACCATATACTCTTGTGATGGTTTTCCCACTAAAGTAGCTAATGAGAATATTGTCTTCTTTCCAAAGAAATTTGGTAGCAGAGCAGGTAGTGAGATTTATACTGCTGCTATTGATGTCTCTTCTTCCGGATCAAAAAGTGAATTCTACTTAAAAGTTCACATTGAATAATTTCAATTTCTATAAGctatgaaaaaatgattttgataaTAGATTCACACAGTCCTTCAAACTTGACGCTCTAATAAGAACATACCTATTGTATAGTAGAACAATATTTACATCTCCTATTTGTCCACattgttttgaaattagtttacGTAGTTCTTGTATATCTAATCATCCGTAAGAAAGTTTTTCAACGACTGCATATTTCAATTCCTCATTCACAATCATTTGTGATATCACCTTTTCCTCCCATATAACCCTAGATTCTCCATGCAGGTATGTAAGGGGTTTCAGAGTTAATGGTGTATGAACCACCTGATTATAACTTTTTGTATTAGTGATTAAATTCAAGTTACCAAGTTGAGCAGCCTTCGGCAGTGGCTGTCCAACGGCCAGATTGGCCATTGTCGATGATGATAGGCTAGGGTTTTTCAGGCAAGCATTTTTGAAGCAACTTTGTACTAGTATTATACTTATTATAACGGATATCATCAAACTAATGcgtcacacctttttttttttaaaaaatatctattcGAAAAGCAATgtcattttataataaaaaataaattaactctatattttctttttatcaaTAGTAaaacaatttataaccataaagatatctaaagtttattttaaatcataaataatttttttctttatttcttaaactttatgccTAGTTAAACAGTATCACATAGCAAGGATCGGGAGAGATTTTTTTACcatcataaatttcaaaattttttgttctttcttaaattttgtgcctAATTAAAAACtttcatataaattaaaaaagagcTGAGTATACAGTACTGTCCTACAAAGGAAAATACACATTACTGACACTTAATTTAATCGGTTAacttacattttattttttaaataatgtaatttgtataaatattttcttataaaatttaataGTTTTTTCCTATACATTAGATTAACCAACTTCAAGCCACCAACAATGATTGTGGTGGAGTGTTAAATATTCCATCATCCTTAATCAGAATTCTCGGATTCGAGCTCCCTTGATACGAAGTCACCTTTGTTATGGAGCACTTTACCTCCAATATAGAACTTCTCGGTGCAAATCTAAATTTAGCCAAACTTCAATGCAGATATCGAATATCAGGtgtaaaaaaaaaacttcaagcCCTTCCACAAAGTCACATGATTAATAGATTAGTAGTACTGAAAAACCTCACAGCATACTTAAATCATCTAATCAAAACCTACAACTAACGCGCGCACACACAGTGTGTGTGAGAAAACAACATTAATACTATTTTctaattaaacttaagacaaCATAATAAACTTAAACATCTAATAATACATAAAAGCATCACCATAAATATTAGTTTTTTCTCCTCTAAATTGATCTCCAACTGAAAACGAAAACCCAATTTGTTGAAAGCCATCTGCAGCTGGTACTCTATcaagttgttgttgttattgttattattattattattattattattattattattattattattattattattattatttatgagtATATTCTGATCAACAAGAGGGTCATTACATTCCACCATTTCATGATTAGAATAATAATTTGGATGATTATGACTATCACCCACAAGATTAATCATTGTTCGATAAAGCCAAATTTGTGTCTTGAGGAACTTGTCATAGTGAATTGCTTCTTCCAACATGGTAACAGTGTCTATTTTAGAACCACGAGGTACTAAACTCTGCAAAATCTTGAAATGATCACTGATTCTATGTCTCCTTTCACACGCTGCGACACTTTGTGGATCAGTGGATAGCTTcataactttctttttttttcccatTAATATTTTtgcttgaagaagaaaaataagtggaataAGTTGTTGAtctatcaattatttttttaaggacATGTTTATGATGTTTGAGAAAGGGAGATTATTATGCATGGTTATATAGAGGAAAATGATTGCACATAAGTAAAAAGATTTTGATTTCACTGACAAAACAatgaaaatttcttttttttcttttacatcgGGAGGAACTTGGAACCAAACTATAccatcaaactaaaaaaaataccaaactatgccatatatttaaaaaaaataccaaactatGCTTAACTCACGAAAATTATGAGTTATGCACAAATATTTTAACGGAAGGCAGCTTACggtattaaatttttttgaaaagtgcataactcacaatttttgtgagttattcattcttattttaacataactcacagtTTTTGTGAGTtctatattcttattttttaacataactcacgacttttgtgagttatgtattttatttttgtgagttatgcattttactacaacataactcacaaaaattgtgagttattcattttattttaacataactcacaatttttgtgagttatgcattttattataacatgactcacaaaaattgtgagttatgccttttattttaacataactcacaatttttgtgagttatgcattcaTTTGTGAGATAATGAAAAACGTTTTCGAAATTTTATTTAACATAACTCAccttttttgtgagttatgcatcTGTTTTatcataactcacaaaaaaattgAGTTATATGCTTTTTAAATTCTCCTATCTAAACACCCGTATACATTCATTCATTGTATATGGttttcaaataattcttcttcttcttcttcttcttcttcttcttcttcttcttcttcaacttcaattctttttttttcaatcatcttcaaactcaatttatcttttcaaaatttatcaaattttagagAATGAATTCTGAACGTGTTAAAGTTACACTTTTTTGGGATGGCAGAATTATTCACGAgggaaatataatatattataatactTCCCCCAAGTCCAACGCAAAGTATCCAATTTCAATTGGTTATAGATATAAAGATATAAAACTCAAATTGCAATCCTTCTTTTTTTGTAAAACTCAcattttaagtgagttatgtagcaataaaaataaatttaaaactcaTACAAAATTAGTTTATGTATTCAAtttaattagttaaatttatattttgacatttttttacgacacatgatttcaaatcattcttttttgcaaaaaaaaaatttaaaaaattaataaatccacaaaatatatttacaaaaatgatataattacaaagaagtattttataatattaaatgtGTAACATTACTATGTGCCACAATCCCTAAATCGTATCGATGTGTATGGTCTTAGTCCTCTCTAACCAATTGAAATTGGATACTTCACATTGCACTTGGGGGACatactataatatattgtattttcCTCGTGAATAATTTCGCCATCCCAAAAAAGTATAACTTTAACACGTTCAGAATTCATTCTCTAAAATTTGATAAAGTTTTGCTAAGATAAATTGAGTTTGAAgatgattgaaaaaaaaagaagaattgaagttgaagaagaaaaagaagaatttgtaaaccatatacaaaaaataaatgtatACGGGTGTTTAAATAGGAGAATTTAAAagtatataactcactttttttgcAAGTTATGATAAAACAGATGAATAACTCACAAAAAGGTGAGTTATGTTGAATAACATTTCGAAAACGTTTTTCATTATCTCACAAAtgaatgcataactcacaaaaattgtgagttatgttaaaataaaaggcataatgcagacccaacatcttctgatcaTTGAGCTTGGTTGGCTACCAACTGCATTAGCATATGATTAGACCGTCTGAAttttgcatttgaaatatctccctgagcagttgggggacagTTGACATTAGTTTGCGGAGCCCAAGGTGGACTGGTCCGGATTGGAGGGACTCCTGGGGTAGGGACAAATTCTGAAGTGTGAGTCctgtgtggcgcgctacacacccataaacaagactctacccaacggaatttcgcagacaccctgggaccatgaaccatgctttgataccaagtttgtcaagaCCCAAATCAGgacctggccgtgatgagcatttcaaacttttgaggcccgaaacacccctatctatctagtaatcatgcacctaattcatatgatccaAGTAATacagaagaaacacaatataatggaaacatggttaagaatcatatgaaaacaataatgggtaATAATGTCCCATAATCTCAATCAACATTTTGAAAatcatctgcgaaatctctactacatgattgaAACAAGTAACTATCttaaaactaggacaaggcccccagtagacccaaaaactgaatataataTGAAAGAACTATAGGACTTAAGACCtttcgaaatatagaaggctcaccacttgtcgcTACAGCTCTGTCAGAAAGTtttactgattctcttgacccctagactgggcctctaaacttgagaggttggagaggggaagggggtcagcacaaaatcactggcacgcagagatatcaaaataaaacataatatttttacaaagtatagttgatagccattataaagcaatttcgtatcaaatcatttgaaagcacatgggtgtaatgcaatagtttttcttaataataatgaaatgcaactgagctaggtggaataccctacataatttacaccaactgtcaaacctcggttgccgctgagattagagtataagtgagggagagacacacaagaccacaaagcatggtgtctcaacccaaatcaaatatggtagtgtACAAGACCATAAAgtatggctcctaaccataatcccaattcatgataatataatatcaggtatACATGACCACAAAGTATGGTACCGATATTCTGTATCGGCAAACACGCTCTTCTAGTAATGAGCCGCTTATGTCTCAAAtaccttcttcgggcatccacctttttcatgtaaaattaatgtattcaaatttcatcttattcaatcgtATATTgtattctatagggtatcatcatacccgacttgcaagtaaTCAATAtccatccacatatgcataatcatgtaaaaaccaaggcgCTTCATCaattacaagtggtgaacaatatttatttcaaattcatactctcttttgttgatcacaatataatatggagtatcaaaacattatcacgggaatttgaaaataacttatcattcatatttatcaacttccatagaaaatctcaaattacatattcatggtttcaaccattgaagtatataggcaaacaattcccatgacataaagaaaatggcttagaaatcatattaaaagaaagatattagcatttgattgaaaacccccatttaaaagcatgcatgttcataaagactacacccatgagatttttggataacctcACGTACCTcaattactatgaatattaggttCTTCTTGAAGGCTACATTGAGAGGAtttcaaatatgcaattagtttctaaaacccacggttgaatcttgagtagCTTGGgtatttattttgaaaccctaagaagaatcttgagcacttttgataaaagaatatgtattttagggtccttggaactaaatctcgtgttttagggataAGTAAGGATGGAAAAGGatcactttgtcctcaacacagtgtttaaatcactagaattccttacaAAGGCACCGCCTATCTCATCCCCTATCTTCACATAGGCACTGCCTATGTttgcataggcgccgcctagTCTATCTCCTATGTTTGCATAGGCACCGTCTAGGCTATCACCTATATTcgcataggcgccgcctaggctattgcctatgctttccaatggcc from the Capsicum annuum cultivar UCD-10X-F1 chromosome 9, UCD10Xv1.1, whole genome shotgun sequence genome contains:
- the LOC124887082 gene encoding LOW QUALITY PROTEIN: transcription factor bHLH140 (The sequence of the model RefSeq protein was modified relative to this genomic sequence to represent the inferred CDS: inserted 2 bases in 1 codon; deleted 2 bases in 1 codon); its protein translation is MHNSQKRSTTYSTYFSSSSKNINGKKKEXVMKLSTDPQSVAACERRHRISDHFKILQSLVPRGSKIDTVTMLEEAIHYDKFLKTQIWLYRTMINLVGDSHNHPNYYSNHEMVECNDPLVDQNILINNNNNNNNNNNNNNNNNNNNNNNNNLIEYQLDGFQQIGFSFSVGDQFRGEKTNIYGDAFMYY